The proteins below are encoded in one region of Balaenoptera ricei isolate mBalRic1 chromosome 6, mBalRic1.hap2, whole genome shotgun sequence:
- the ANGPTL2 gene encoding angiopoietin-related protein 2: protein MRPLCVTCWWLGLLAALGAAVGQKEGFEGTEEGSPSEFIYLNRYKRAGESSDKCTYTFIVPQQRVTGAICVNSKEPEVLLENRVHKQELELLNNELLKQKRQIETLQQLVEVDGGIVSEVKLLRKESRNMNSRVTQLYMQLLHEIIRKRDNALELSQLENRILNQTADMLQLASKYKDLEHKYQHLATLAHNQSEIIAQLEEHCQRVPAARPAPQPPPAAAPPRLYQPPPYNRIINQISTNEIQSDQNLKVLPPPLPTMPTLTSLPSSTDKPSGPWRDCLQALEDGHDTSSIYLVKPENTNRLMQVWCDQRHDPGGWTVIQRRLDGSVNFFRNWETYKQGFGNIDGEYWLGLENIYWLTNQGNYKLLVTMEDWSGRKVFAEYASFRLEPESEYYKLRLGRYHGNAGDSFTWHNGKQFTTLDRDHDVYTGNCAHYQKGGWWYNACAHSNLNGVWYRGGHYRSRYQDGVYWAEFRGGSYSLKKVVMMIRPNPNTFH from the exons ATGAGGCCGCTGTGCGTGACGTGCTGGTGGCTGGGACTGCTGGCCGCCCTGGGAGCGGCTGTGGGCCAGAAGGAGGGCTTTGAGGGCACAGAGGAGGGCTCGCCCAGCGAGTTCATCTACCTGAACAGGTACAAGCGGGCCGGCGAGTCCTCGGACAAGTGCACCTACACCTTCATCGTCCCCCAGCAGCGGGTCACGGGAGCCATCTGCGTCAACTCCAAGGAGCCCGAGGTGCTCCTGGAGAACCGGGTGCACAAGCAGGAGCTGGAGCTGCTCAACAACGAGCTGCTCAAGCAGAAGCGGCAGATCGAGACGCTGCAGCAGCTGGTGGAGGTGGACGGCGGCATCGTGAGCGAGGTGAAGCTGCTGCGCAAGGAAAGCCGCAACATGAACTCGCGGGTCACGCAGCTCTACATGCAGCTCCTGCACGAGATCATCCGCAAGCGGGACAATGCGCTCGAGCTCTCCCAGCTGGAGAACAGGATCCTCAACCAGACGGCTGACATGCTGCAGCTGGCCAGCAAGTACAAGGACCTGGAGCACAAGTACCAGCACCTGGCCACGCTGGCCCACAACCAGTCAGAGATCATCGCGCAGCTGGAGGAGCACTGCCAGCGGGTGCCCGCCGCCCGGCCCGCGCCCCAGCCGCCCCCtgccgccgccccgccccgcctctaCCAGCCGCCCCCCTACAACCGCATCATCAACCAGATCTCCACCAACGAGATCCAGAGCGACCAGAACCTGAAGGTGCTGCCGCCCCCTCTGCCCACCATGCCCACCCTCACCAGCCTCCCATCCTCCACAGACAAGCCGTCGG GCCCCTGGAGAGACTGCCTGCAGGCCCTGGAGGACGGCCACGACACCAGCTCCATCTACCTGGTGAAGCCAGAGAACACCAACCGCCTCATGCAGGTGTGGTGCGACCAGAGACACGACCCCGGGGGCTGGACTGTCATCCAGAGGCGCCTGGATGGTTCGGTCAACTTCTTCCGAAACTGGGAGACGTACAAG CAAGGGTTTGGGAACATCGACGGCGAGTACTGGCTGGGCCTGGAGAACATTTACTGGCTGACGAACCAAGGCAACTACAAACTGCTGGTGACCATGGAAGACTGGTCTGGCCGCAAGGTCTTTGCAGAATATGCCAGCTTCCGCCTGGAGCCTGAGAGCGAGTATTATAAGCTGCGGCTGGGGCGCTACCATGGCAACGCTGGTGACTCCTTTACCTGGCACAATGGCAAGCAGTTCACCACCCTGGACAGAGACCATGATGTCTACACAG GCAACTGTGCCCACTACCAGAAGGGCGGCTGGTGGTATAATGCCTGTGCCCACTCCAACCTCAACGGGGTCTGGTACCGCGGGGGCCACTACCGGAGCCGCTACCAGGACGGAGTCTACTGGGCTGAGTTCCGAGGAGGCTCCTACTCGCTCAAGAAGGTGGTGATGATGATCCGGCCGAACCCCAACACCTTCCACTAG